Genomic window (Streptomyces sp. LX-29):
TGCTTGATGACGACCGGATCCTCCTTGGGGGGCTTGCGCTCGTCTTTCAGCCAGTCGCCCGGATCCTTGAAGACCACCACGTCCCCGCGCTCCGGCTTGGCGCCGAACCACGGGGTCAGCTTGTCCACCAGCACCCGGTCGCCGATCCGGATCGTCTGCTCCATCGAGCCGGACGGGATCACGAACGCCTGCACCAGGAAGGTTTTGAGCACCAGCGCGATCAGCAGCGCCACGCCGACCAGGATCGGTATCTCCTTGACGGCCGAGCGGCGCCGCCGACGCTTGATACGGCGCAGAGTCTTCCGCCGCTCCGCGCGCCCGACCGGCGCACGCCTCGGCGCGCGCCCCGGCGGGCGCGCCTCCTCGCCCGCGCCCGTATCCGTGCCTGCATCCGCGCCCGTGCCCGTATCCGTGCCCGGAACCGCGCCCCGCGCGGGGCCCGATGCCCGGCGGCTGCCGTAGCGGGGGCGCCCACGGCTACCCATGCGCGCCTCCGGTCGCTCCGGCGCCCGCCCGCTCGCTCGGCGCGTCACCACCGCTCGCACCGCCATGGGTGCCCCCATGCGCCCCAATCGGCTCCGGCACCCGATCGAACGCCCGGGGCCGGTCCACCGACGTCCAGCGGCCGATCGGCCAGCCGATCCAGTCGACCCTGCCGATCACCTTGTCGAGCGGGACGCCGCCGCCGCCCGGCGCACCGAGGCGGTCGCGGGAGTCGCGGGAGTCCGAGCGGTGGTCGCCCATGACCCACAGCCGCCCGCGCGGCACCACGATGTCGAAACGCACCTGAGAGGGGGCGTCCCCCGGATACAGGTAGCCCTCCTCGTCCACGGATTCCCCGTTCACGCTGATTCTCCCCCGTCTGTCGCAGCAGGTGACGCGGTCACCGCCGACGCCGATCACGCGCTTGATGTAGTCGGTCTCGGCCGGCTCGGCCAGTCCGACGGCCGCCCCGACCTTGCGCAGGAGCCCGGTCACCGGATTCTCCTCGGGCCCCTCCGGCGCGAAGGAGCCCGCGCCGTCGAAGACCACCACATCGCCGCGACGCGGCTCATCCCCGAAACGGTACGCCAGCTTGTTGACCATTACACGGTCTCCGGGCCGGAAGGTGTTCTCCATCGAGCCGCTGGGGATCAGGAAGGGCTGCACGACAAAGCTGCTCAGCAGCAGCACCACGGTGCAGCAGACCGCCGTGATCAGGACGTACGTCCGCCAGCTCCGCCACCGGGAGCCGCCCTGGGACGGGTCGCCCGGGGCGGAGGCATCCGCCGAGTCGAGGGCGTCCCCCGGTTCGAAGGCGTCCCCCGACTCTGAGACGTCGCCCCCATGGCGACCGCCGTCTGGCGACTCGGCCGCGGTCACAGCCTCACGGCCACCCCGCGACTCGGCCGCGGTCACAGCCTCACGGTCACCCCGCGACTCGGCTGCGGTCACAGCCTCACGACCGTCTCCCGAGCCCGAGTCAGTCGCCGCGTCACGACCATCCCCCGAACCCGAGTCGGTCCCCGCGTCACGGCCGTCCCCCGAGCCGGAGTCAGTCGCTCTCTCCGAGACCTCCCGCTTGTCCGAGAGGGCCCGCGAACGCGAAGAGCGCGACCCCTCCTCCATCCCCTCATCGGGTGCGGAAGAGCGGTCGCGCTCTGAGCGCTTCGCGAGCTGTGCCTCGGTGCCGGTCTCGGTGTCCATCGGGCCCAGAGCCTATCCGGCCGGGCCCGCCGGACCCCCGGCGCCTGCTCAGTTCTCGCGCTTCTCCTTGATCTTCGCGGCCTTGCCGCGCAGCTCACGCAGGTAGTACAGCTTGGCGCGACGCACGTCACCGCGGGTCACGACCTCGATCTTCTCGACGATCGGGGTGTGCACCGGGAAGGTGCGCTCGACGCCGACGCTGAAGCTGACCTTGCGGACGGTGAAGGTCTCGCGGACGCCCGAGCCCTGGCGGCGGATCACGACGCCCTTGAACTGCTGCACACGGGAGCGGTTGCCCTCGATGACGCGGACGTGGACGTTGACCGTGTCACCGGGGCGGAAGCCCGGGATGTCGCTGCGCAGCGACGCGGAGTCGACGGTGTCGAGCACGTGAGACATGATCGTCTGCTTTCCTCGCTGATGCCACAGGTCATCAGCGGTACGTTGGGAGTTGTCAGTTGCCGCGCCCCGGGCCGAAGGGCCGTTCGCGGCTCTGTGCCCGGCGGCGTCGTGTCCCCCTGTGGCAGGGGCGCGCGCCGGACGCACAGCAGCTGCCTATTGTTCCACGGACTCGCCCGGGCGCCCAAATCGACCGTCCGGAAGCTGCTCCCAGCCCAGCTCGGCCAGCAGCCTGCGGTCGTGCTTGTCCAGCGCCGCCGGGTCGCACCGCTCGATCAGATCGGGCCGGTTGCGGCTGGTGCGGCGGAACGCCTCGTCCCGCCGCCAGCGGGCGATCTTCCCGTGGTGCCCGCTCACCAGCACCTCGGGGATGCCGCGGCCGCGCCACTCGGGCGGCTTGGTGTAGACGGGGCCCTCCAGCAGGTCCGCCATGGCACCGGGCGCGAAGGAGTCGTCGCGGTGGGACTCGGCGTTGCCCAGCACACCGGGCAGCAGCCGCGCCACCGCCTCGGTGATCACCAGGACCGCCGCCTCGCCGCCGGCCAGGACGTAGTCGCCGATGGAGACCTCGTAGACATCGAGGCTCTCGCCGTACGCCTCGATGACGCGTCGGTCGATGCCCTCGTAACGGGCGGGTGCGAAGATCAGCCACGGGCGCTCGGAGAGCTCGACGGCCAGCGTCTGGGTGAACGGGACGCCGCTGGGCGTGGGTACGACCAGCACCGGCTTCCCGGCCGCCGCGCCACCCCCGGCGGAGTCCTCCCGCTCCTCGCCGACGGAACCCGCGTCCGCGCCCGACGCGATGATCTCGTCCAGCGCCTCGCCCCACGGCTCGGGCTTCATCACCATGCCGGGGCCACCGCCGTACGGCGTGTCGTCGACCGTGTGGTGCCGGTCGTGGGTCCAGGCGCGCAGGTCGTGCACGCGCACGTCGAGCTGGCCGCGGGCGCGCGCCTTGCCGACCAGCGAGACGTTCAGCGGCTCCAGGTACTCGGGGAAGATCGTGACGACGTCGAGCCGCATCAGGACTCGTCCCGGTTGGAGGCGATCTCGGCCTGGGCCTCGTCCAGCAGTCCCGGCGGCGGGTCGATGACCGCCCGCTGCTCCTCCAGGTCGATCTCCGGCACGATCTCGGAGACGAAGGGCACCATGACCTCGCTGCCGTCGGGGCGCTCCACGACCAGCAGGTCCTGGTACGGCAGATGCGAGATCTCGGAGATCCGGCCGACCTCGGTGCCGTCCACGGTGACCACGTCCAGGTCGATCAGCTGGTGGTCGTAGAACTCCTCGGGGTCCTCCGGGGTCTCCTCGGGGTCGACGTCCGCGATCAGCAGCACGTTCCGCAGCGCCTCCGCGGCCGTACGGTCCGCGACCCCGGCGAAGCGCAGCAGCAGCCGTCCGCTGTGCACCCGGCCGGTCTCGATGGTCAGCGGGCCCACCGAGGCGGGCTCGGTGGCCAGCCGGGCGCCCGGCCCGAGCCGCTGCTCCGGCTCGTCCGTCCGCACCTCCACCGTGACCTCGCCCTTGATGCCGTGGGCGCGGCCGATCCGCGCGACTACCAACTGCACTTAGCTCAAGTCCTTCTGCACTCAGCTCACGTCCCTTCGCCCGCGCCGTCTCGCGCCAGCCGGGTCTGTCGCCCGCGCCGCGCCCCCCGAACGGGCCTGTCACCGCACCGTCGGCGCGGACCCGGGCCTGCCGCCCGTATCACGCACACGGGCCGGGAACGGCAACTGCCGCCCCCGGCCCGTGCCGGTACTCCTTGCCGCTGCTCAGCGGACCTGGTCCACGTCGACGAGGTCGACACGGATACCCCGGCCGCCGATCGCGCCCACGACGGTCCGCAGGGCGCGCGCGGTGCGGCCGTTACGGCCGATCACCTTGCCGAGGTCGTCGGGGTGCACCCGGACCTCCAGCACGCGCCCACGGCGCAGGTTGCGCGAGGCGACCTGCACGTCGTCGGGGTTGTCGACAATGCCCTTCACCAGATGCTCAAGGGCTTCCTCAAGCATGCTGCTCAGGCTTCGGTCGACTCGGTGGACTCGGCCTCGGCAGCCTCGTCCGCCTTCTTGTCAGCCTTCTTGGCCTTCGGGGTGATGGCCTCACCCTTGGCCTCGTCGCCCTCGAGCGCCTTGGCGAAGGCGTCGAAGGAGGCGCGCTTGTCTTCCTTGGTCGCCGGGGCCAGCAGCGGCTTCTCCGGGGCCGGCAGGCCCTTGTGCTTCTGCCAGTCGCCGGTGAGCTTCAGGATGGCCAGAACCGGCTCGGTCGGCTGGGCGCCGACGGACAGCCAGTACTGGGCACGCTCCGAGTTCACCTCGATGCGCGACGGGTTGTACGTCGGGTGGTACAGACCGATCTCCTCGATGGCCCGGCCGTCACGGCGGGTGCGGGAGTCGGCGACGACGATGCGGTAGTGAGGCGAACGGATCTTGCCCAGACGCTTCAGCTTGATCTTGACTGCCACGGGAGTGGTGTCTCCTGGTCTTGACGTGGTGGGGCACAACGAGATGCCACGTGGGGTTGCGGTACCCGAGATGCCCGATGGACGCGTCAGCCGGAGGAGAGAGGGGTCCTATGCGACTGTCGAGTACAGCTGACCATTGTGCCACACCGCGGCGGCGACACCGCACGCTGGTCGCGCCGCCGCGGTCGCCCGGACCCCCGCCCCGATGACCGCCGTGGCCTCATGGCCGGACACGGAGTCCGGCCGCTCAGGCGGCGGCGGCCTCGGGGATCCGGAACGGCTGGCCACACCCTCCGCACATGATCGGCGCCTGCGCCAGGACCGAGGGGACGACCCTGACGTTGCGCCCGCAGTCGCAGACTGCCTTCACCCGGACCCCTCCGCCGGAGGAGCCGTGCCGCGCGGCCGGACCCCGGAACGTCCGGGTGGTGTCGGCGGCGGTGGCGACGGTGTGCGCCTTGAGTGCGCGCTGCAACCGGTCGATCGTCGGCCGATACCGCTTTCTCGCCTCGGGGCTGAGGCTGACCAGGGAGAAGCCGCTACTGGGGTGTGGCTCCTCACCGTGCTCAAGCCCCAACTCCTCGGCGATCGCCAGGAACCGGCGATTGTGATAGCGGCCGGCGCGGGAGGTGTCCCGGATGCCGCGGGCGGCGGCGATGCCGTGGACTGCCTCGTGCAGCAGCCTCTCGAAGGAGAGCTCGGCTCCGCAGGCGGACGACGACTCTCCGATCAACGATTCGGGCGCGGCGAGATCCGGCAGCTCGGGGTGGTGCCGTTGAATGTCGGCCCACGCCTGCGCCAGCTCCGCGGCGAGAACAGGTGGTGTCGTGCTCACGTCGTGACAACGAGTCGGGACCGCCTGGTGTTCCGATTCCGGGCCATCCCAAATAATTTGCACGTACCAGTCAGTTCACGCTGATGCGACCCGACGAGGGCGGGTGCGCCAATGTGTGGACGAGCCCGCGCAGCTCCCACCAAGGCGGTACGTACCCGCGCGTACGCCCCGGCGCGTAGGCAATGCCCACGCGCCGGGACAACACCACGTCGTCGGACCACTTGTCCGTGACCGAGCGACCCCGATCAGTAAGCGCGCGCGACGATGGCGACGTTACCGGGTGCGTCATCGGCGTCCGGCACCGACCCGTCCTCGGCCACCAGGCAGCGCACCGACACCGCCTCGCCGGCCAGCACCGCCTCGCCCTCCGGGCCCAGGTCGACCCACGGGATGCGGGCCCAGCCGCCGGCGGCCGCCACCTCGGCGGCCTCCGCCACGGTGCGCACGTCCTTGGTGCGGGCCTCGCGGCGCTCGCGCGACTGGCGCAGCAGCGTCGCCTGGTCCT
Coding sequences:
- the lepB gene encoding signal peptidase I, with translation MITAVCCTVVLLLSSFVVQPFLIPSGSMENTFRPGDRVMVNKLAYRFGDEPRRGDVVVFDGAGSFAPEGPEENPVTGLLRKVGAAVGLAEPAETDYIKRVIGVGGDRVTCCDRRGRISVNGESVDEEGYLYPGDAPSQVRFDIVVPRGRLWVMGDHRSDSRDSRDRLGAPGGGGVPLDKVIGRVDWIGWPIGRWTSVDRPRAFDRVPEPIGAHGGTHGGASGGDAPSERAGAGATGGAHG
- the rplS gene encoding 50S ribosomal protein L19; its protein translation is MSHVLDTVDSASLRSDIPGFRPGDTVNVHVRVIEGNRSRVQQFKGVVIRRQGSGVRETFTVRKVSFSVGVERTFPVHTPIVEKIEVVTRGDVRRAKLYYLRELRGKAAKIKEKREN
- the trmD gene encoding tRNA (guanosine(37)-N1)-methyltransferase TrmD, whose translation is MRLDVVTIFPEYLEPLNVSLVGKARARGQLDVRVHDLRAWTHDRHHTVDDTPYGGGPGMVMKPEPWGEALDEIIASGADAGSVGEEREDSAGGGAAAGKPVLVVPTPSGVPFTQTLAVELSERPWLIFAPARYEGIDRRVIEAYGESLDVYEVSIGDYVLAGGEAAVLVITEAVARLLPGVLGNAESHRDDSFAPGAMADLLEGPVYTKPPEWRGRGIPEVLVSGHHGKIARWRRDEAFRRTSRNRPDLIERCDPAALDKHDRRLLAELGWEQLPDGRFGRPGESVEQ
- the rimM gene encoding ribosome maturation factor RimM (Essential for efficient processing of 16S rRNA); this encodes MQLVVARIGRAHGIKGEVTVEVRTDEPEQRLGPGARLATEPASVGPLTIETGRVHSGRLLLRFAGVADRTAAEALRNVLLIADVDPEETPEDPEEFYDHQLIDLDVVTVDGTEVGRISEISHLPYQDLLVVERPDGSEVMVPFVSEIVPEIDLEEQRAVIDPPPGLLDEAQAEIASNRDES
- a CDS encoding RNA-binding protein, with amino-acid sequence MLEEALEHLVKGIVDNPDDVQVASRNLRRGRVLEVRVHPDDLGKVIGRNGRTARALRTVVGAIGGRGIRVDLVDVDQVR
- the rpsP gene encoding 30S ribosomal protein S16; protein product: MAVKIKLKRLGKIRSPHYRIVVADSRTRRDGRAIEEIGLYHPTYNPSRIEVNSERAQYWLSVGAQPTEPVLAILKLTGDWQKHKGLPAPEKPLLAPATKEDKRASFDAFAKALEGDEAKGEAITPKAKKADKKADEAAEAESTESTEA